One Ailuropoda melanoleuca isolate Jingjing chromosome 14, ASM200744v2, whole genome shotgun sequence DNA segment encodes these proteins:
- the SLC25A47 gene encoding solute carrier family 25 member 47, giving the protein MDFVAGAIGGVCGVAVGYPLDTVKVKIQTEPKYRGIWHCVWDTYRQERVRGFYRGLSLPVCTVSLVSSVSFGTYRHCLAHICRFRYGSPDAKPAKTDITLSGFASGLVRVFLTSPTEVAKVRLQTQTQTQQRRPSASWPSAAPPVCPVPPARSVSGPKYRGPLHCLATVAHEEGLRGLYKGSSALLLRDGHSFATYFLSYTLLCEQLTPTGHSQPDVWGVLVAGGCAGVLAWAVATPMDVIKSRLQADGQGQRRYRGLLHCVVTSVREQGPQVLFKGLTLNCCRAFPVNMVVFVAYEAVLRLVQGLSM; this is encoded by the exons ATGGATTTTGTGGCTGGAGCCATCGGAG GTGTCTGCGGTGTTGCTGTGGGCTACCCTCTGGACACAGTGAAG GTCAAGATCCAGACAGAGCCCAAGTACAGGGGCATCTGGCACTGCGTCTGGGACACGTACCGCCAAGAGCGG GTGCGGGGCTTCTACCGAGGCCTCTCACTGCCCGTGTGCACCGTGTCCCTGGTCTCATCCGTGTCTTTCGGCACCTACCGCCACTGCCTCGCGCATATCTGCCGATTTCGCTACGGCAGCCCCGACGCCAAGCCCGCCAAGACCGACATCACACTGTCGGGATTTGCCTCTGGCCTGGTCCgc GTGTTCCTGACCTCACCCACTGAGGTGGCCAAGGTCCGCCTGCAGACGCAGACGCAGACGCAGCAGCGGCGCCCCTCGGCCTCGTGGCCCTCGGCTGCGCCCCCCGTGTGCCCGGTGCCCCCTGCCCGTTCAGTGTCTGGGCCCAAGTACCGAGGGCCACTGCACTGTCTGGCCACGGTGGCCCATGAGGAGGGGCTGCGGGGCCTCTACAAGGGCAGCTCGGCCCTGCTCCTCCGGGATGGCCATTCCTTCGCCACCTACTTCCTGTCCTACACCCTCCTCTGCGAGCAGCTCACCCCCACTGGCCACAGCCAGCCAG ATGTCTGGGGCGTGCTGGTGGCCGGGGGCTGTGCCGGGGTCCTGGCCTGGGCCGTGGCCACCCCCATGGACGTGATCAAGTCACGCCTGCAGGCGGATGGGCAGGGCCAGCGGCGCTACCGGGGCCTTCTGCACTGCGTGGTGACCAGCGTTCGGGAGCAGGGGCCGCAGGTCCTCTTCAAGGGGCTGACGCTCAACTGCTGTCGCGCCTTCCCCGTCAACATGGTGGTCTTTGTGGCCTACGAGGCCGTGCTGAGGCTCGTCCAGGGCCTGTCCATGTAG
- the WARS1 gene encoding tryptophan--tRNA ligase, cytoplasmic, translated as MADMPNGEQGCASPLELFNNIAAQGELVRSLKAGKASKDEIDSAVKMLLSLKMSYKATVGEDYKADCPPGNLAPGGDSGMDAAEAEEDFVDPWTVQTSSAKGIDYDKLIVRFGSSKIDKELVNRIERATGQKPHRFLRRGIFFSHRDVNQILDAYENKKPFYLYTGRGPSSEAMHVGHLIPFIFTKWLQDVFNVPLVIQMTDDEKYLWKDLTLDQAYGYAVENAKDIIACGFDINKTFIFSDLDYMGMSPGFYKNVVKIQKHVTFNQVKGIFGFTDSDSIGKISFPAIQAAPSFSNSFPQIFRDRADIQCLIPCAIDQDPYFRMTRDVAPRIGYPKPALLHSTFFPALQGAQTKMSASDPNSSIFLTDTAKQIKSKVNKHAFSGGRDTIEEHRQFGGNCDVDVSFMYLTFFLEDDDKLEQIRKDYTSGDMLTGELKKTLIELLQPLIAEHQARRKEVTDEIVKEFMTPRKLSYDFQ; from the exons GATGAAATTGATTCTGCAGTAAAGATGTTGTTATCATTGAAAATGAGCTACAAAGCCACCGTGGGGGAGGACTACAAGGCCGACTGCCCTCCAGGGAACCTGGCACCTGGGGGTGATAGTGGCATGGACGCCGCAGAAGCTGAGGAGGATTTTGTGGACCCGTGGACAGTACAGACGAGCAGTGCCAAGGGCATTGACTATGACAAGCTCATTG ttcgGTTTGGAAGCAGTAAGATCGACAAGGAGCTGGTAAACCGGATAGAGCGAGCCACGGGGCAGAAACCACACCGCTTCCTGCGCAGGGGCATCTTCTTCTCACACag aGATGTGAACCAAATTCTTGATGCTTATGAAAACAAGAAGCCATTTTATCTGTATACGGGCAGGGGCCCCTCTTCCGAAGCAATGCATGTAGGTCACCTCATCCCATTTATTTTCACAAA GTGGCTGCAGGATGTGTTTAACGTGCCCTTGGTCATCCAGATGACGGATGATGAGAAGTACCTGTGGAAAGACCTGACCCTGGACCAGGCCTACGGCTATGCCGTGGAGAACGCCAAGGACATCATTGCCTGCGGCTTTGACATCAACAAGACTTTCATCTTCTCCGACCTCGACTACATGGG GATGAGCCCAGGCTTCTACAAGAACGTGGTGAAGATTCAGAAGCACGTTACCTTCAACCAAGTAAAAGGCATTTTCGGTTTCACTGACAGTGACTCCATTG GGAAGATCAGCTTTCCTGCCATCCAGGCTGCCCCCTCCTTCAGCAACTCATTCCCTCAGATCTTCCGAGACCGGGCAGACATCCAGTGCCTCATCCCCTGTGCCATTGACCAG gaTCCTTACTTCAGGATGACAAGAGACGTTGCCCCCAGGATCGGCTACCCTAAACCAGCCCTGCTGCACTCCACCTTCTTCCCCGCCCTGCAGGGCGCCCAGACCAAGATGAGCGCCAGCGACCCCAACTCCTCCATCTTCCTCACGGACACCGCCAAGCAGATCAAGAGCAAG GTCAACAAGCATGCGTTTTCTGGAGGCAGGGACACCATCGAGGAGCACAGGCAGTTCGGAGGCAACTGTGACGTGGACGTGTCCTTCATGTACCTGACCTTCTTCCTCGAGGACGATGACAAGCTCGAGCAGATCAGGAAG GATTACACCAGCGGCGATATGCTCACCGGCGAGCTCAAGAAGACGCTCATAGAGCTTCTGCAGCCCTTGATCGCCGAGCACCAGGCCAGGCGCAAGGAGGTCACAGACGAGATAGTGAAAGAGTTCATGACTCCCCGGAAGCTCTCCTACGACTTTCAGTAA